The following are encoded in a window of Limibacter armeniacum genomic DNA:
- a CDS encoding LytR/AlgR family response regulator transcription factor, with amino-acid sequence MRKIQCLIIDDEELAREGIAEYVTDVPFLNTVCTCESAIQAQQVLLEHKVDLIFLDINMPRISGLDFLKMQANPPMVIITTAYPQYALEGYELNVLDYLVKPIPFERFLKAVNKAYEQFELLHKEVSPPVDNEDYIFIKEDFQYRKIKLTDIQYVEAQNNYIRIITTDGEHQTLYTLKEIEKRLPEKKFLRVQKSFIVNIKHVDAVEGNMLMVGDTAITMSRSLKQEVMDRIFKGKYVGK; translated from the coding sequence ATGAGAAAAATTCAGTGCCTGATTATTGACGATGAAGAGCTGGCTAGAGAAGGTATAGCCGAATATGTAACAGATGTTCCATTTCTGAATACAGTATGTACCTGCGAAAGTGCCATACAAGCTCAACAGGTCCTACTGGAACATAAAGTTGACCTGATCTTTCTGGATATAAATATGCCTCGTATCTCAGGGCTGGATTTTCTGAAAATGCAGGCTAACCCACCTATGGTCATCATCACTACTGCCTACCCTCAATATGCCCTGGAAGGGTACGAACTCAACGTCTTGGATTACCTTGTCAAACCCATTCCTTTCGAACGCTTTCTGAAAGCTGTCAACAAAGCCTATGAACAGTTTGAGCTTTTGCACAAAGAAGTTTCCCCACCTGTTGACAACGAAGATTACATTTTCATCAAGGAAGATTTTCAATACCGCAAGATCAAGCTTACCGATATTCAATATGTAGAAGCTCAAAACAACTACATACGCATTATCACAACTGATGGGGAACACCAAACGCTCTATACGCTCAAGGAAATTGAAAAAAGACTGCCTGAAAAAAAATTCCTCCGTGTTCAGAAATCTTTTATAGTCAACATAAAACATGTCGATGCTGTAGAGGGGAATATGCTAATGGTTGGCGATACTGCCATCACGATGAGCCGTAGTCTCAAGCAAGAAGTGATGGACAGAATATTCAAAGGAAAATATGTAGGCAAATAA
- a CDS encoding sensor histidine kinase: MTFIPIKQFLRKDIFWYILLWLAVYGFYLYQNTFYEVHYLGSFFYYAGTILLMMVVYTIAVFINIGFLVPNLLYRKRYKLFILFFLLCAVSLGWVVSQIEYHYMIKYYVLKEWERAINWTWLNNSLLIIFYSTLVFAINSVLRRIQEEKLRLEIKEKQHFAEVQFLRAQFSPHFLFNTINTIFLLIGKDSQRAKETLLTLSEMLRYQLYECNGKYINIEQEVDYLKNYIGIQRMRKSKLIDINANFDSNLNNFQVAPLMLLPFVENAFKYVSHFPNKRNYVDIDLRRESNDLVFHISNSKETKNFEAPDVEKKYKGIGIKNVKRRLELLYPEQYQLDVKDVTECYTVKLKLSIQE; encoded by the coding sequence ATGACTTTCATCCCCATAAAACAGTTCCTAAGAAAAGACATATTCTGGTACATACTGCTTTGGCTAGCTGTATATGGCTTTTACCTTTACCAGAATACCTTCTACGAGGTACATTACCTCGGTAGCTTCTTTTACTATGCAGGTACGATTCTGCTGATGATGGTAGTTTACACTATTGCGGTCTTTATCAATATTGGTTTTCTTGTTCCAAACCTACTTTATAGAAAACGCTACAAACTTTTCATTCTCTTTTTCCTGCTTTGTGCTGTCTCTTTGGGTTGGGTGGTCTCTCAGATAGAGTACCACTATATGATCAAATACTATGTATTGAAAGAATGGGAAAGGGCAATCAACTGGACATGGCTCAACAACTCTTTACTGATTATCTTCTACTCTACTTTGGTGTTTGCTATCAACAGCGTATTACGACGGATTCAGGAAGAAAAATTACGCTTAGAAATAAAAGAGAAACAACACTTTGCTGAGGTTCAGTTTTTACGAGCCCAATTCAGTCCTCACTTTCTTTTCAATACCATCAACACCATTTTTCTGCTAATTGGAAAAGACTCTCAAAGAGCCAAAGAAACGCTACTTACGCTATCTGAGATGCTCAGGTATCAACTCTATGAATGTAATGGGAAGTATATCAATATTGAACAGGAAGTGGACTATCTCAAAAACTATATAGGCATACAGCGTATGCGGAAAAGCAAGCTGATAGACATCAATGCCAATTTTGACAGTAACCTCAATAACTTTCAGGTAGCTCCATTAATGCTCCTGCCATTTGTAGAAAATGCGTTCAAATATGTCTCCCACTTTCCTAATAAGCGGAATTACGTAGATATTGACCTGAGACGGGAAAGCAATGACCTCGTTTTCCATATTTCCAATTCAAAGGAGACCAAAAACTTTGAAGCTCCTGACGTGGAAAAAAAATACAAAGGTATTGGCATCAAGAATGTCAAAAGACGCCTCGAGTTACTTTACCCTGAGCAATACCAGCTGGATGTTAAAGATGTTACAGAGTGCTATACCGTTAAACTTAAACTTTCCATACAGGAATAA